DNA sequence from the Alphaproteobacteria bacterium genome:
TCTTGTCAGCCGTAATGTTACCGTCGATGGGCATCGCACCAGCGTGCGGCTGGAGCCAGAAATGTGGGAGGCGGTTAAAGAAATATGCCGCCGGGAACGGGCCAGCCTGCATGAAATCTGCACGATGGTGGCGCAGTACCGCCGCCCCAATTCCTCGCTTACCGCGGCGGTCAGGGTTTTTATCATGGCTTATTTCCGAACCGCCGCGACCGACGAAGGCCATGATCGCGCCGGACATGGCCGCGGGCCGTCGCTGACTCTCGCCGCCAATACGGTGATGCGGACCGATTTTGGCGCCGGCAGGGTCATGGCCGTTCCTCAGGACAAGTCATCATAAAAGGCGCCGCCGAGTCGGCCATCTCGGCTTTCCGGGGGTCAGGGCGCAGCCTCGCCACGCCTTAATTTTGAGCGGGAACGGAAAAATATCTTCTTGACAACTTGTGAATAACTTCGTGGAAGGTTCATATATGCATTTGAAATATCATGAGTTTTCAAAAGGCTTAAGCCTCGTTTGTTAATAAATGCCATCTCGGTTAATTTGAAGTTAAAGGCCCGGCGGAAGTTTGGGGTTGACAGTCAATCATGGCTTAATCATCTTCACGCTCAATGCAGAGGAAATAATCCCGGCATGAGGAAAGTATCGCGTGAAATTCTACTCTGACCTTCGCTTCGCCAGTTCTCAGTTCTCTGAACAGATTACCGCTCTCATTCTTGCTGGAGTTGTTGCTGTCATTGTCGGCGGTGTCGCTCATGTGGGCGTTCACCATCGCGATATTGCGCGCCAGGATCGGGACGCCGAAACCCGCGCCGCCGTTTCGGCGATGAATGCCGGCGGGAATGCCGCCGGGATTTTGAACAGCCAGCCCATTATGCAATCGGGTATGTCGGCGCGCGATGCTCATGCTTCGAACGCGGCCGCCGCGCCGTCCTTACCGACAATATCCGCCGCGCCCAGCGCCGCCCCTGTCTCACAGGTCTCGCCCGCCCTTCATCAATTAGCCGAAAACGCCAAGGCGGCGATTCTGACGCCTGAGCCTGTCGTGCGCGCCGTCGAACTCAGCCGGGGCGATACGCTTGCCAGCCTGCTCGCCGATGCCGACCTCGAAGCCAGCGACGCTCATGAAGTGCTCGAAGCCATCGGCAGCGTCTATAATATGAGGAAGCTGCCGCGCGGCCTCGAAGTCAGCATGCGTTTTACGCGCCTGGGCTCCGAGGAGACTTTCGACGGCCTGACCTTCCAGCCTGAGCCGACGGCGGAGATTCGCGTGGCGCGGGTCGATGGCGCCTTTAAGGCCGAGAAAATCGTCACGCCGGTGGAACGGCAGCGTTTCGCGGTCGAAGGCGCGATCGATTCTTCGCTATACGAGGCCGGCGCCGCCAAGGGCGTGCCGCATAGCGTCATGGCGGCCATGATCCATGCTTTCTCGCATACCGTCGATTTCCAGCGCGATCTCCAGCCCGGCGACAAGTTCCGCGTCCTTTACGATCAGCCCAGGACCAAAAGCGGCCAGCCTGCTGGCGACGCGACGATCATTTACGCGGCTCTCGAGGTCGGCGGCGTGGCCAAAGCGGTCTACCGCGTTCTTTACAGCGACGGCACCTCGGAATATTTCAACGACAAGGGCGAAAGCGTCCGGCGCGGCCTGATGCGCACGCCCATCGACGGCGCGCGCCTGAGCTCGTCCTTCGGCATGCGCCGCCATCCGATCCTGGGCTACAGCAAATTCCATAAAGGCATCGATTTCGCCGCGCCCACCGGCACGCCGATTTTCGCCGCCGGCGACGGCGTGGTGCAGGAAGTCGGATTCAAGAACGGCTATGGCCGCTTTATCCTGGTGCGGCATACGGACGGCCTTGCCACCGCCTACGGCCATATGAGCCGCTTTGCCAGGGGGATCAGCCGCGGCAGCCGGGTGCAGCAGGGCGATGTCATCGCCTATGTCGGCATGACCGGCCGCGCCACCGGCCCGCATTTGCATTTCGAGGTTCGCCGCGAAGGCCAGCCGGTCAACCCGCTCAGCGTCGATATGCGCGCCCGCTACGCCCTCACCGGCAAACAGCTGACGCAATTCACCAGCGGCAAGGCGATGATCGATCAGGAATTCAAGCGCCAGACGCTTGCCGACGCCGAGAAAGCCGCCGCAAAAGGCCGGGAAGTCCAGGTCGCTTCCAACAACGGCCGTCCGAAGCTGGGCGACAATTAAGGCGCTTCCGCGCGCCTCATAATAAAGGGGGCGCGCATGACTTCCTCTGTTTCTTCTGTTTCCTGGGTTTCCGCGGGCCCGCCTGTCGCCGTCGACGGGCTGCTGGAGCATCAGCGCCTGCAAGAGCCGCGAAGCCGGATTCACGTTCAGCCGATGCCGCTCGGCGCCATACCGGACGCGGAGACGCTGATCCGTCAAGTCGAACGAGGCGGCGGCGCGGATTGCGCGCTTGAAGAGCGCGCCGGCAGGTTTGTGCTGGTGCATCGCCCCGATCCGGCGGAAAATTTCCAGTGGGAGACGGAGTTCAGAAAGCCGATCAAAGAAGAAATCGAAAATGTGATGCTGCGGCAGCCGATATTTGCCGGTGGCGAGACCAAGCTTGCCGGGATTTGGCTGGTGGATACGCCCTACCTGGCTGTCGTCGCGTGGAACGACAAGCATCGCATGGCGCTGCCGATTGTCGGGCTCGGTTCGTCGCTAAGACCGCTCGATCGATATCTCAGCCAGTTATCCGAAGCGGTATCTGCGGCGCCGTCGCGGCCCGGCGCATCCTCATCGCCGCCGTCGAATCCGCCGGTACCCGCTTAAGCGCGCCGATCCGAACCCCGTCTATTTATAGCCTGTCGTCACGCACTGGCCTTCATTCAGGGCCTGCTGCATCGCGCTTGGATATTCTTTGCCGTCCATCACGTAGGTCGACTGGATGTTCGAGCCGCTGGCGGAGGCCGTGCCATGGGTTTTGCCGCTTATGGGTTTTCCCGAAGCGTAATTCCGGAGTTCCTCGGTCACGGCCTGGCGCATCTCGGGCGTATAGGCGCATTCAAGCCTGCCGCCGCCCGGCATCTGCTCCGTGTAAAGGCATTTGCCGTTATTTTCGCCGCGGATGTTTTTTTCCATCGCCTGACGCGTGAAAGGATGGACGAAGCTGCATTGATAGGGAGAGCAGGACTCGAGCATGGCGGGAAAATCGGCGCAATCGTCCGCGCGGCTTTGGCCGGGCATGGCGGCGAGAAACGCGCATGCCAGCAAGAATAAACGATATTTCATATTTCTCTCCGCGATCATGACTGCGCCGGGAATCGAATCCAGGGATTACGTGTTCTTCATTCCCTTGGCTTTTTTATCCAGCACGTCGATCAGCGCCTGAACGCCGTCGTCGCGGATGACCGAGGAAAACTCGGCGTGGCGGACGGCAAGCTCGCTGATGGTCGCGTCGAGATAGACATCGTTGATGCGCCATTCCTTGTTCGCGTCCTGGCGCAGCAGATAGTTCAGCGTCACGGGCGTCTCGCCTTCATGCGGCACCAGCCTGGTTTCGACGATCATGCCGCCGCCCGGGGCGGGTTTCTCGCCGATGACTTCAAACTTTTCGCCCGAGAATCCGGCGAAGCGGCTGGCGTAGGTCGCCACGCTGAAATCGCTGAAGGCGGCGATAAGGCGCTGCTGCTCCGCGGGCGCGGCCTTGAACCAGTCGCTGCCGACGGCGAAGCGGGTCATCATCGGCAGATCCAGCGCGCGCTCGATGGCAGGCTTGAGCTGGGCGTAGCGGCCCTCGAAGCCGAGCTTGTCGCCGCGCTGCATCACGAACAGCAGCTGGCCGTAGAAAGTCTTCACGACGTCCTGGGCGCTTTGCTGCGCTTCGGCGCGCGGCTGCTGGACGGGCTTCGCCATGGCGGCGCGCGCAACCTTGTGCGGCTGTTTCGGCATATCCGCGGCTTGCGCGGCGCCGTGCGCGGCAAGAAAGATCGCCGTAGCGGTTAAGAGGAATCGCATGGTGGTGTCTCCTGTTATGGCCTAGGCGTAAGCCGCCTTGGCTTCCTTCGTCGCGTCTTCGATCGTCATGCCCAGCATGTTCAGCGCCGTGGCGACGATATGCGCGGCGTTCAGCCTGGCTTCGTCATACTGCTTCATCGGCGCGTCATGCTCCTGGAATTGATCCGGCAGGGTCATGGTCCTGATCTTGAGGCCGTTGTCGAGCGCGCCCATTTGCGCGAGGTGATGCAGCACATGGCTGCCGAAACCGCCGATCGAACCTTCCTCGACGGTGATGACGGCTTCATGCTCGGCGGCCAGCATGCGGATAAGGTCGAGGTCGAGCGGCTTGGC
Encoded proteins:
- a CDS encoding ABC transporter substrate-binding protein is translated as MRFLLTATAIFLAAHGAAQAADMPKQPHKVARAAMAKPVQQPRAEAQQSAQDVVKTFYGQLLFVMQRGDKLGFEGRYAQLKPAIERALDLPMMTRFAVGSDWFKAAPAEQQRLIAAFSDFSVATYASRFAGFSGEKFEVIGEKPAPGGGMIVETRLVPHEGETPVTLNYLLRQDANKEWRINDVYLDATISELAVRHAEFSSVIRDDGVQALIDVLDKKAKGMKNT
- a CDS encoding ribbon-helix-helix domain-containing protein; this encodes MHTESVARAVSRLSDLEAKDSNLVSRNVTVDGHRTSVRLEPEMWEAVKEICRRERASLHEICTMVAQYRRPNSSLTAAVRVFIMAYFRTAATDEGHDRAGHGRGPSLTLAANTVMRTDFGAGRVMAVPQDKSS
- a CDS encoding M23 family metallopeptidase gives rise to the protein MSARDAHASNAAAAPSLPTISAAPSAAPVSQVSPALHQLAENAKAAILTPEPVVRAVELSRGDTLASLLADADLEASDAHEVLEAIGSVYNMRKLPRGLEVSMRFTRLGSEETFDGLTFQPEPTAEIRVARVDGAFKAEKIVTPVERQRFAVEGAIDSSLYEAGAAKGVPHSVMAAMIHAFSHTVDFQRDLQPGDKFRVLYDQPRTKSGQPAGDATIIYAALEVGGVAKAVYRVLYSDGTSEYFNDKGESVRRGLMRTPIDGARLSSSFGMRRHPILGYSKFHKGIDFAAPTGTPIFAAGDGVVQEVGFKNGYGRFILVRHTDGLATAYGHMSRFARGISRGSRVQQGDVIAYVGMTGRATGPHLHFEVRREGQPVNPLSVDMRARYALTGKQLTQFTSGKAMIDQEFKRQTLADAEKAAAKGREVQVASNNGRPKLGDN